GTTCATGGACGAGGCGATGGCGGCCTTTTTCCGCGAAGTCGCGGAGGGGTTCCTCGCCTCCGGCCGCCTGCGTCTCGCGTTCCTCTCCACGCAAGGGAAGAACGTCGCCTCCGTGTTCCAGTTTCGCACCGACGATGCCCTGCTCCTCTACAACTCGGGATACGATCCGGCGCACCGCGCGGCCAATCCCGGTCTCGTCCTCATCGCGCGCTCCATCGGACAGGCCGTCGAGGAGGGTTGCGCCGAGTACGATTTTTTGCGGGGGACGGAACGGTACAAGTACGACCTCGGAGGGGTGGACCGGGTGGTCTACCGCCTGACGGTCTCCGCTTGACGCAACACCTTCTCGTTTCCTACCACACATGTCCGATGGAGGAACCGGGGGAGGGACTCGCCGGGGGGATGAACGTCTTCCTCCTCGGGCTGCTTCGCGGGTTGTCGAAGCGGGGGATGTCCACCGACGTCCTCACCCGTGCGACGGGGGAAACCGTCGAGGTCACCGTCCCGTTCCCGGGAGTCCGCGTCTTTCACGTCCCTTGTGGATGGCAGAAGCCTCCGACCCGCGAGAGTGCGTTCGCGTCCCTTGATCTCTTCGGCGACCGGTGCCGGATCCTGTTGCGCGGTGAGCGGATCGAACCGAGCGTCGTCTCCGCGCACTACTGGATGTCGGGTGTCGCCGCGCGCAAACTCACGGGCGCCCCGATGATCCTTTGCTACCATACGGTGGAGGCGCGCAAGGTCCCGGCGCCCGGGGCGGGACAGGAGCCGCTCTCCTCCATCCGCAGGGCGCAGGAGGCGGCGCTGGCGGGGGAGGCGCTCCGGATCGTCTCCTTCTCGGAGTACGACCTGGCGGAGAACCGCCTGATCTTCCCGGAACTGGCGGACAAGGGTGTGGTCATCCCGCCGGGGGTGGATGACCGGTTCCGACACCTTCCTCCCCGCGAGGTCGCGCGGGCGTTCCTGGGACTTTCCCAGACAGAGTTGATCTTTCTGCTCGCCGCCCGGGAGGACGCCGGGAAAAACGCCGCCGGGGCCGTCGCCGCGTTCCGCGCGATGCGGGATCGGTGGAAGGGGCAGGCGACCCTTCTCGTCGCGGGACAGGAAGGGCCGGAAGGCGGGCCGGGGAAGGACGTCGTCTTTCTCGGTCCCCTTCCGCACGCCGGCATGCCGATGCTGTTCTCCGCGGCGGACGCCGTCGTCTGCCCCTCCCCCTACGAATCGTTCGGGCTGGTGCCGCTGGAGGCGCTCTCGGGGGGCGTGCCGGTCGTCGTGCCGGAGGGGACGTACTGGGGGGGGCGGATCCGATCGGAGGGTGGGGGGCTGGTCTACCCGCGGGACGAGCCGGCCCGGTTCTCCGCCGCGCTCCTCGCGCTTGCGTCGTCCCCGGAATTGCGCGCCCGGCTGTCGATGGAGGGGACCGCCGTGGCGGCGTCGTTCACGTGGGAGAAGTGCACCGCGTCCTGGGAGGCGCTTCTTGCGTCCGTCTCCACGCCTGGAAGTCCGCGATGACCTCCTCGAGCTCCCGCCGCGCGTCGTCGTCGGTGTGCTGCTCCGGGGGATGCTTCATGAAATAGGCCGACGGGGCGAGCAGGGGGCCCGACAGCCCCATCTCCCTCCCGAGGCGGCAGAACCGGATCGCGTCGATCCCGACGCCCGCGCTGTTCGGCGAGTCGGTGACGGAGAGGCGCAGCTCCAATTCGATCGGCAGGCCCCCGAACCCTTCCCCCTCGATCCGCAGGAAGCAGAGCTTGTTGTCCTTCTGCCAGGGGACGTAGTCGGACGGCCCGATGTGGACGTCGTCGGGGGAAACCTCGTGCGCGAGGGCGCTGGTGACCGCCTCGGTCTTGGAGATCCGTTTCGACTCGAGGCGACTGCGGTTCAGCATGTTCAGGAAATCCGTGTTCCCGCCGGTGTTGAGCTGGTATGTCCGGCGGAGGCGGACCCCCCGGTCCGAGAAGAGGCGGGCCAGCGCCCGGTGGACGATGGTCGCCCCCAGCTGGGACTTGATGTCGTCTCCCACCAGCGGGATCCCCGCCTTCTGGAAGCGGTCCGCCCACGCCGGATCGGAGGCGATGAACACCGGGATGCAGTTCACGAGGCTCACACCCGTCTTGAGACACGCCTCGGCATAGAAACGGGTCGCCTCCTCCGAACCGACGGGCAGGTAGTTGACCAATATCTCCGCGCCGGAATCCCGCAGGACCTTTTCCACGTCGCACGGCGGCTCGGAGGAGGGGAGAAATGTCCGGTCGTCGGGGTAATCGGCCATATGGGGGGCCACGCCGTCCATGATGGGTCCCATGTGGACGATGGGACCGCCGGCGGGCATCCGCTCGACGAACCGCTTCGTGCAGTTCGGCGGCGCGAAGATCGCCTCGGTGACGGGCAGGCCGACCTTCCGCCGGTCGATGTCGAACGCGGCCACGATCCCGATGTCTCCGGGGAGGAAGCCGCCGATGTCCCGGTTCATCAGCCCCGGGACGATCTCGCCGTCGGGGGCGGCGGGCGTTTCCCGGTAGAATTCGATCCCCTGCAACAGCGCGCTGGCGCAGTTACCGACGCCGGCAACCGCGATCCGGATCTTCCCCATGCTTCGCGCCCCCATGCTGTTATTCACCACTCGTGCCCCCGTTGGATTCCGGGTCGATCCTGACGGTTTCGCGGAGGGTTTCGCGTCCGGTGCAGGCGTTGCCTGCGACGATGGGAAGCGGACGGCCGCAGGCCCAGCATCGGGGCGGGATTTCCCGGACGGCCAGACGCTCGGCGGAGACGAAATTCTGCGCGGAACAGGCGCTGCAATCGATGATCATCAATCCGATTCTACCTCCGTGGGCCGTCGTTTGACAAAGAAGAAGAGCGAATACTATGATGGCGCCATGCAAATCGAAAAGGGAATCGACAAGCTTGTAAAAACCGTCCGCGTGATGATCCTCGACAAGCCGGGGTTCTTCGGCAAGGTCGCGACCGCCATCGGCACGGCGGGCGGGAACATCGGCGATATCAAGCTCGTCGAATACGGTCTCGAGTACAACACCCGCGACGTCACGATCTTCGTCGACAGCGACGCGCAGCTCCAGGAGGTCCTCGAGGAGCTGGGCAAGGTCGAGGGCGTCATCATCTCCGACATCATCGACCCGGTGCTCGAGATGCACCGGGGCGGGAAGATCTCCGTCAAGTCCCGCATCGCCATCGACAGCATCTCCACGATCCGGAAGGTCTACACCCCCGGCGTCGCCAAGGTCTGCCAGCTCATCCAGCGGAAGCCGGAGCTGGCGTACAACTATACGGTGATCCCGAACACGGTCGCGATCGTCACGAACGGCACCGCCATCCTCGGCCTGGGGGACATCGGGGCCGTCGCCGGCATGCCGGTGATGGAGGGGAAGGCGGCCCTCTTCGACGCGCTGGTGGGGATCAACGGCATTCCCATCCTCATCCAGTCGAAGGACACCGAAGAGATCATCCGCACGGTCGCCTCCATCGCCCCGACGTTCGGAGCGATCAAGCTCGAGGACATCAAGGCCCCCGAGTGCTTCGAGATCGAGGATCGCCTGGGCGAGATGCTCGATATCCCGGTGATGCACGACGACCAGCACGGCACGGCCGTCGTCGTCCTGGCCGCGCTGCTGAACGCGAGCAAGTACGTCGGGATGCAGGTGAAGAACGACACGGTCGGCATGGTGGGGCTGGGGGCCGCCGGGATGGGGATCTCGAAGCTGCTGATGGCCTTCGGGGTCCGGAAGATGCTCGGTGCCGACATCAATCCCGGCGCGCAGGCGATCTTCGGGAAGGAAGGCGGAAAGCCCGTCACGCTCCCGGAGGTCATGGCGTCGTCCGACATCGTCATCTGCACGACCGGCGTGCAGGGGCTCATCAAGAAGGAGATGATCCGCAAGGGGCAGGTGATCCTTGCCCTGTCGAACCCGAGGCCCGAGATCCTCCCCGAGGAGGCACGGGAGGCGGGGGCTTCGTTCGCGGCGGACGGCCGGGGGGTCAACAACGCGCTCGCGTTCCCCGGCGTGTTCCGGGGAGCGCTGAACGCGCGGGCCCGCAAGATCAACAACCGGATGAAGATCGCCGCCGCCAAGGTCATCAGTTCGTGCGCGTCCGCCGGGGAGCTTGTCCCCTCGATCCTCGACCGCGAGATGCACGCGAAGGTCGCGGAGGCGGTGGAGCGTGCAGCCTTCGAGACCGGCGTCGCCCGTCCCCGCACGGAAGAGATCGAAGAAACTTAGTGCTGCGTTCCATGAATACGGTTGCATTCGAGGCCCGCTGCATCCGCCCCGGCGGAGTTGTGCCCCACATGCCGATCAAGGAACATGGTATCGGCTGCCAGGGGTACCCCAGGGAGGGGGTTTCGTCCGGGAGTGGGGCGCTCCCTCACCGTACTTGCCCAGTACGCCTCGGTCGCGACGCCTTGCCGGATGCGGCGCATCGACCCTCTCGGTGCGACACCGTATTCATGGAACGCAACACTTAATCCCCGCCATGGATGCTTCGTGGCTCCGCGGCACCCTCCTCGTCCTCTTCGGATACCTGCTCGGCTCCGTCCCGTTCGGCATCCTCGTCGCGAAGGCGTTCGACCGCGACCTGGATCTGCGGAAAGCCGGTTCGGGGAACATCGGCGCGACGAACGTCGCGCGCACTCTCGGAAGGGGCGCGGGGATCCTCACCCTCGCGCTCGACGCGGGGAAAGGAATCCTCGCCCTGACGCTCGCCCGGCAGCTCCTGGATCCGCCCGCCGACCACTGGCTTGCCCTGGTCGGCGGGGCGGTGTTTCTGGGGCACATCTTCCC
This Candidatus Deferrimicrobium sp. DNA region includes the following protein-coding sequences:
- a CDS encoding glycosyltransferase, which gives rise to MNVFLLGLLRGLSKRGMSTDVLTRATGETVEVTVPFPGVRVFHVPCGWQKPPTRESAFASLDLFGDRCRILLRGERIEPSVVSAHYWMSGVAARKLTGAPMILCYHTVEARKVPAPGAGQEPLSSIRRAQEAALAGEALRIVSFSEYDLAENRLIFPELADKGVVIPPGVDDRFRHLPPREVARAFLGLSQTELIFLLAAREDAGKNAAGAVAAFRAMRDRWKGQATLLVAGQEGPEGGPGKDVVFLGPLPHAGMPMLFSAADAVVCPSPYESFGLVPLEALSGGVPVVVPEGTYWGGRIRSEGGGLVYPRDEPARFSAALLALASSPELRARLSMEGTAVAASFTWEKCTASWEALLASVSTPGSPR
- a CDS encoding inositol-3-phosphate synthase, with protein sequence MGKIRIAVAGVGNCASALLQGIEFYRETPAAPDGEIVPGLMNRDIGGFLPGDIGIVAAFDIDRRKVGLPVTEAIFAPPNCTKRFVERMPAGGPIVHMGPIMDGVAPHMADYPDDRTFLPSSEPPCDVEKVLRDSGAEILVNYLPVGSEEATRFYAEACLKTGVSLVNCIPVFIASDPAWADRFQKAGIPLVGDDIKSQLGATIVHRALARLFSDRGVRLRRTYQLNTGGNTDFLNMLNRSRLESKRISKTEAVTSALAHEVSPDDVHIGPSDYVPWQKDNKLCFLRIEGEGFGGLPIELELRLSVTDSPNSAGVGIDAIRFCRLGREMGLSGPLLAPSAYFMKHPPEQHTDDDARRELEEVIADFQAWRRTQEAPPRTRCTSPT
- a CDS encoding NAD-dependent malic enzyme — its product is MQIEKGIDKLVKTVRVMILDKPGFFGKVATAIGTAGGNIGDIKLVEYGLEYNTRDVTIFVDSDAQLQEVLEELGKVEGVIISDIIDPVLEMHRGGKISVKSRIAIDSISTIRKVYTPGVAKVCQLIQRKPELAYNYTVIPNTVAIVTNGTAILGLGDIGAVAGMPVMEGKAALFDALVGINGIPILIQSKDTEEIIRTVASIAPTFGAIKLEDIKAPECFEIEDRLGEMLDIPVMHDDQHGTAVVVLAALLNASKYVGMQVKNDTVGMVGLGAAGMGISKLLMAFGVRKMLGADINPGAQAIFGKEGGKPVTLPEVMASSDIVICTTGVQGLIKKEMIRKGQVILALSNPRPEILPEEAREAGASFAADGRGVNNALAFPGVFRGALNARARKINNRMKIAAAKVISSCASAGELVPSILDREMHAKVAEAVERAAFETGVARPRTEEIEET